The proteins below come from a single Triticum aestivum cultivar Chinese Spring chromosome 5D, IWGSC CS RefSeq v2.1, whole genome shotgun sequence genomic window:
- the LOC123120190 gene encoding E3 ubiquitin-protein ligase Os03g0188200-like gives MPAGRLVPASHPRPSSWVPLYYYDIAASDHHARLRRGADRRLRGRASWRLPSTVVLCSNRRQAHRASPSPSQRSVVDLELGLGRSPCGIDEAVLAAYPTAVYASAASRPGEGQSQVAAAAATVEDGQAPGDTRDTTCAVCLAEYADGDELRWLPGCRHVFHRPCVDEWLRRRPSCPLCRT, from the exons ATGCCGGCCGGCCGCCTCGTGCCCGCCAGTCACCCGCGTCCTAGCAGCTGG GTTCCGTTGTACTACTACGATATTGCTGCGAGCGACCACCATGCCCGGCTCCGCCGTGGTGCTGATCGGCGCCTTCGTGGCCGCGCTTCTTGGCGTCTCCCCTCCACCGTCGTCCTCTGCTCCAACCGGCGCCAGGCGCACcgcgcgtcgccgtcgccgtcacagCGGAGCGTCGTCGACCTCGAGCTCGGCCTGGGGCGGTCGCCGTGCGGGATCGACGAGGCTGTCCTGGCCGCGTACCCGACCGCGGTGTACGCGTCGGCTGCGAGCCGACCGGGCGAAGGCCAGAGCCAGGTGGCTGCTGCCGCCGCGACGGTCGAAGATGGCCAGGCGCCGGGAGACACGCGCGACACGACGTGCGCCGTGTGCCTGGCCGAGTacgcagacggcgacgagctccggTGGCTGCCGGGGTGCCGGCACGTGTTCCACCGGCCGTGCGTCGACgaatggctgcggcggcggcccaGCTGCCCGCTCTGCCGCACGTAG
- the LOC123124195 gene encoding E3 ubiquitin-protein ligase EL5-like, with protein sequence MPGSTVLLIGASMAALLVVSLFTFLCSNRRQAHRASPSPSQRSVVDVELGLRRPCGIDEAVLAAYPTTVYSSAASRRDEGQIAAAVTASADGGQPPDEKHTTCAVCLAEYADGDELRWLPGCRHGFHRPCVDEWLRRRPSCPLCRTSPPPPPAAINS encoded by the coding sequence ATGCCGGGCTCCACCGTGCTGCTGATCGGCGCCTCCATGGCCGCGCTCCTCGTCGTCTCCCTCTTCACCTTCCTCTGCTCCAACCGGCGCCAGGCGCACcgcgcgtcgccgtcgccgtcacagCGGAGCGTCGTCGACGTGGAGCTCGGCCTGCGGCGGCCGTGCGGGATCGACGAGGCCGTCCTGGCCGCGTACCCGACCACGGTGTACTCCTCGGCGGCGAGCCGACGGGACGAAGGCCAGATAGCTGCTGCGGTCACCGCGTCGGCCGATGGTGGCCAGCCGCCGGACGAAAAGCACACAACGTGCGCGGTGTGCCTGGCCGAGTACGCAGATGGCGACGAGCTCCGGTGGCTACCGGGGTGCCGGCACGGGTTCCACCGGCCGTGCGTTGACgaatggctgcggcggcggccgagCTGCCCGCTCTGCCGcacgtcgccgcctccgccgcctgcgGCTATCAACTCCTGA